A window of the Peromyscus leucopus breed LL Stock chromosome 22, UCI_PerLeu_2.1, whole genome shotgun sequence genome harbors these coding sequences:
- the Sgta gene encoding small glutamine-rich tetratricopeptide repeat-containing protein alpha isoform X1: MDNRKRLAFAIIQFLHGQLRHGGLSPDAQESLEVAIQCLETAFGVTVEDTDLALPQTLPEIFEAAAASKQEMPQEPRGPDRTPPSEEDSAEAERLKTEGNEQMKLENFEAAVHLYGKAIELNPANAVYFCNRAAAYSKLGNYVGAVQDCERAIGIDPAYSKAYGRMGLALSSLNKHAEAVAYYKKALELDPENDTYKSNLKIAELKLREAPSPTGGVGSLDIAGLLNNPHFITMASSLMNSPQLQQLMSGMISGGHNPLGTPGSSSSQSDLASLIQAGQQFAQQMQQQNPEFVEQIRSQVVRSRTPSASHEEQQE; this comes from the exons ATGGACAACAGGAAGCGCCTGGCCTTTGCCATCATCCAGTTCCTGCATGGCCAGCTGCGGCATGGCGGGCTTTCGCCTGATGCCCAGGAGAGCCTAGAGG TCGCCATCCAGTGTCTGGAGACCGCCTTTGGGGTGACAGTGGAGGACACTGACCTTGCgcttccccagaccctgccagAGATATTTGAAGCGGCCGCCGCCAGCAAG CAGGAGATGCCACAGGAGCCGAGGGGCCCTGACAGGACGCCGCCCTCTGAGGAGGATTCCGCTGAGGCAGAGCGTCTCAAAACCGAAG GTAACGAGCAGATGAAGCTGGAGAACTTCGAGGCGGCCGTGCACCTCTATGGAAAGGCCATCGAGCTCAACCCCGCCAACGCCGTCTACTTCTGCAACAG AGCCGCAGCCTACAGCAAGCTGGGGAACTACGTGGGGGCCGTGCAGGACTGTGAACGCGCCATCGGCATCGACCCGGCCTACAGCAAGGCCTACGGCCGCATGGG CCTTGCGCTCTCCAGCCTGAACAAGCATGCAGAGGCCGTGGCTTACTACAAGAAGGCCCTGGAACTGGACCCTGAGAACGACACCTACAAGTCCAACCTCAAGATTGCGGAGCTGAAGCTGCGGGAGGCGCCCAGTCCC ACGGGAGGCGTGGGCAGCTTGGACATCGCCGGCCTGCTGAATAATCCGCACTTCATCACCATG GCTTCCAGTTTAATGAACAGtccccagctgcagcagct GATGTCAGGCATGATCTCTGGCGGCCACAACCCCCTGGGCACCCCGGGCAGCAGCTCCTCACAGAGTGACTTGGCCAGCCTCATCCAGGC GGGCCAGCAATTCGCACAGCAGATGCAGCAGCAGAACCCAGAGTTCGTGGAGCAGATCCGGAGCCAGGTGGTGCGCAGCCGGACACCCAGTGCCAGCCACGAGGAACAGCAAGAGTGA
- the Sgta gene encoding small glutamine-rich tetratricopeptide repeat-containing protein alpha isoform X2, with protein MDNRKRLAFAIIQFLHGQLRHGGLSPDAQESLEVAIQCLETAFGVTVEDTDLALPQTLPEIFEAAAASKEMPQEPRGPDRTPPSEEDSAEAERLKTEGNEQMKLENFEAAVHLYGKAIELNPANAVYFCNRAAAYSKLGNYVGAVQDCERAIGIDPAYSKAYGRMGLALSSLNKHAEAVAYYKKALELDPENDTYKSNLKIAELKLREAPSPTGGVGSLDIAGLLNNPHFITMASSLMNSPQLQQLMSGMISGGHNPLGTPGSSSSQSDLASLIQAGQQFAQQMQQQNPEFVEQIRSQVVRSRTPSASHEEQQE; from the exons ATGGACAACAGGAAGCGCCTGGCCTTTGCCATCATCCAGTTCCTGCATGGCCAGCTGCGGCATGGCGGGCTTTCGCCTGATGCCCAGGAGAGCCTAGAGG TCGCCATCCAGTGTCTGGAGACCGCCTTTGGGGTGACAGTGGAGGACACTGACCTTGCgcttccccagaccctgccagAGATATTTGAAGCGGCCGCCGCCAGCAAG GAGATGCCACAGGAGCCGAGGGGCCCTGACAGGACGCCGCCCTCTGAGGAGGATTCCGCTGAGGCAGAGCGTCTCAAAACCGAAG GTAACGAGCAGATGAAGCTGGAGAACTTCGAGGCGGCCGTGCACCTCTATGGAAAGGCCATCGAGCTCAACCCCGCCAACGCCGTCTACTTCTGCAACAG AGCCGCAGCCTACAGCAAGCTGGGGAACTACGTGGGGGCCGTGCAGGACTGTGAACGCGCCATCGGCATCGACCCGGCCTACAGCAAGGCCTACGGCCGCATGGG CCTTGCGCTCTCCAGCCTGAACAAGCATGCAGAGGCCGTGGCTTACTACAAGAAGGCCCTGGAACTGGACCCTGAGAACGACACCTACAAGTCCAACCTCAAGATTGCGGAGCTGAAGCTGCGGGAGGCGCCCAGTCCC ACGGGAGGCGTGGGCAGCTTGGACATCGCCGGCCTGCTGAATAATCCGCACTTCATCACCATG GCTTCCAGTTTAATGAACAGtccccagctgcagcagct GATGTCAGGCATGATCTCTGGCGGCCACAACCCCCTGGGCACCCCGGGCAGCAGCTCCTCACAGAGTGACTTGGCCAGCCTCATCCAGGC GGGCCAGCAATTCGCACAGCAGATGCAGCAGCAGAACCCAGAGTTCGTGGAGCAGATCCGGAGCCAGGTGGTGCGCAGCCGGACACCCAGTGCCAGCCACGAGGAACAGCAAGAGTGA